In the Magnolia sinica isolate HGM2019 chromosome 15, MsV1, whole genome shotgun sequence genome, one interval contains:
- the LOC131226843 gene encoding putative disease resistance protein RGA3: MAEVFLSALVQTMMGNLNSLLLQEFDTAWGVEKELGKLESMLSTIHAVLQDADKQQEQSKALRDWLMKLKGVAYDADDLIDEFLTEAFRRKVRTRPAIMNRVRNFSSLPNSLVFRLKMGSRIKEIGERLYAIAKERKFHLRDGPVDPPVNTEERLQTDSWIESEVFGRDDDKKIIAESLIHVGTQEDVSIIPIVGMGGLGKTTLAQFAYNDERVTKHFELRMWVCVSDNFDVMRVIKLIIESANGSKCDLEGMDSLQHGLQQKLSGKKFLLVLDDVWEENPEKWNALKKSLRGARGSKIIVTTRNENVASIMGTLPSHHLPILSDDDCWSLFRQRAFGHGRQEHPNLVMLGKEIMKKCRGVPLAAKALGSLMYLKTEESQWLIVKESEIWNIQLEKNPILPALRLSYFHLPFHLKQCFAYCSLFPKDYRIEKDKLIQLWMAEGFIQSSVRSNHMENIGGEYFNNLLQRSFFQDVEKDDDGNIVWCKMHDLMHDLARFVAETECSIVQVENAESIRNISRRLSLECGYSRKVQTFPKALKKVNHLRTLLLGRWNVNMPGRWKNVSVPCELFVHFMCLRVLDLSKANVTKELLVSIGKLKHLRYLDLSHTKIAALPESICTLPHLQTLRLLQCHDLAELPRYMSKMISLRHLEIERYYHKLTHMPANMGELKFLQTLPIFIIGKDRGCGIKELQDLNLRGSLIIRNLENVMSRADAQEANLKEKPNLHKLCFSWGSWGQDIDLKLTGNVEETFEGLRPHSNLKRLEVKGYVGVRFPHWMTSSNLVEISLIDCRRCEQLPQLGQLPLLKVLVIQGMHAVKSIGNHFYGDNVA, translated from the coding sequence ATGGCAGAAGTATTTCTCTCTGCTCTTGTTCAGACAATGATGGGGAACTTGAATTCTCTACTTCTGCAAGAGTTTGACACAGCGTGGGGTGTCGAGAAAGAATTGGGGAAGCTGGAGAGCATGTTGTCGACGATCCATGCAGTACTTCAAGACGCAGACAAGCAGCAAGAGCAGAGCAAGGCGCTGAGGGATTGGCTAATGAAGCTTAAGGGTGTGGCCTATGATGCAGATGACTTGATAGATGAGTTCTTAACAGAAGCTTTTCGGCGGAAAGTGAGGACACGTCCTGCTATTATGAATAGAGTGCGTAACTTCTCTTCTCTTCCAAACTCACTTGTATTTCGCCTGAAGATGGGGAGTAGGATaaaggagattggggagagattatATGCAATTGCAAAGGAGAGGAAGTTCCATTTGAGAGATGGACCTGTAGATCCGCCGGTCAATACTGAAGAGAGACTGCAAACAGACTCTTGGATTGAGTCGGAAGTTTTTGGCAGAGATGACGATAAGAAGATAATTGCAGAGTCGTTGATTCATGTTGGtactcaagaagatgtctcgatcATCCCCATAGTTGGTATGGGGGGCCTTGGGAAGACCACACTTGCACAATTCGCTTACAATGATGAGAGGGTAACCAAGCATTTCGAGCTAAGGATGTGGGTTTGTGTGTCGGACAATTTCGATGTGATGAGGGTAATAAAATTAATCATTGAATCAGCAAATGGTAGCAAATGTGATCTCGAAGGCATGGATTCACTGCAGCATGGCCTCCAACAAAAGCTAAGTGGGAAGAAGTTTTTACTCGTGTTGGATGATGTGTGGGAAGAAAATCCTGAGAAGTGGAATGCACTGAAAAAATCTCTCAGAGGTGCCAGGGGTAGTAAAATCATAGTTACTACCCGTAATGAAAATGTTGCTTCAATCATGGGCACTCTCCCTTCACACCATTTGCCAATATTATCAGATGATGATTGTTGGTCTCTGTTCAGGCAACGAGCGTTTGGGCATGGAAGACAAGAACATCCAAACCTAGTAATGCTTGGAAAGGAAATCATGAAGAAGTGCAGGGGTGTTCCTTTGGCAGCGAAAGCACTCGGAAGCTTGATGTACCTTAAAACAGAGGAAAGCCAGTGGTTGATTGTCAAAGAAAGTGAAATTTGGAATATACAATTAGAAAAGAATCCCATTTTACCTGCTCTAAGGTTGAGTTATTTTCATCTGCCTTTTCATTTGAAGCAATGCTTTGCATACTGCTCATTATTTCCAAAAGATTATAGAATCGAGAAGGATAAACTGATCCAACTTTGGATGGCCGAAGGTTTCATTCAATCATCCGTCAGAAGTAACCACATGGAAAACATCGGTGGAGAGTATTTTAATAATCTATTACAGCGGTCCTTCTTTCAAGATGTTGAGAAAGATGATGATGGGAATATAGTATGGTGCAAGATGCATGACCTCATGCATGATCTTGCACGCTTTGTTGCAGAGACTGAATGCTCGATTGTGCAGGTCGAGAATGCAGAGAGCATCCGTAACATATCTCGCCGTTTGTCCTTGGAGTGTGGGTATAGCAGGAAGGTCCAAACATTCCCAAAGGCCTTGAAGAAAGTAAACCATTTGCGAACACTGCTGCTCGGAAGATGGAATGTCAACATGCCCGGAAGATGGAAGAATGTCAGCGTTCCTTGTGAACTTTTTGTACATTTTATGTGCTTACGCGTGTTAGATTTAAGCAAAGCCAACGTTACTAAGGAGTTGTTGGTTTCAATCGGCAAGTTGAAACACTTAAGATACCTCGACTTGTCTCATACTAAAATAGCAGCCCTTCCAGAATCCATCTGCACCCTTCCCCATTTGCAAACCCTGAGACTCTTGCAGTGTCATGATCTTGCAGAGTTACCAAGGTACATGAGCAAAATGATTAGCTTAAGACATCTTGAAATAGAACGGTATTATCATAAATTGACCCATATGCCAGCTAATATGGGAGAATTAAAGTTCCTTCAGACCTTGCCAATATTCATCATTGGTAAGGATAGAGGATGTGGTATAAAAGAGCTGCAAGACCTAAACCTTCGAGGAAGCTTGATTATTCGAAACCTCGAGAACGTGATGAGTAGAGCAGATGCACAGGAAGCAAACTTGAAGGAGAAGCCAAACCTTCATAAGTTATGCTTTTCATGGGGTTCATGGGGTCAGGATATTGATCTTAAGTTGACAGGAAATGTTGAGGAAACCTTTGAAGGTCTCCGACCACATTCGAATCTCAAAAGGTTGGAGGTCAAAGGGTACGTGGGTGTCAGATTTCCGCATTGGATGACTTCTTCGAATCTGGTTGAAATCTCACTAATCGATTGCAGAAGATGCGAACAGCTCCCCCAGCTTGGCCAATTACCATTGCTTAAGGTTCTTGTGATACAGGGAATGCATGCTGTGAAATCTATTGGCAACCATTTCTATGGTGACAATGTTGCATAG